In Paeniglutamicibacter kerguelensis, one genomic interval encodes:
- the xylB gene encoding xylulokinase, whose translation MGLVAGIDSSTQSCKVAVLDSGTGALVRSGKAAHPDGTEIDPSLWWEALLEAVADAGGLEGVSALSVAGQQHGMVLLDASGNVLRPALLWNDTRSAPAANDLVAELGAAELAARCGSVPVASFTITKLRWVRDNEPGIARRVAAVALPHDWLAWRLRGYGPAGHGPLGPDLEELTTDRSDASGTGYWSPRLEDYDVELFGHAFGRAARVASPGRFRQDDGHVILPRVAGPAETTGTIHPTHAGGFDGIRLGAGAGDNAAGALGLGAMSGDVVVSLGTSGTVYAVTDSPGADDTGTVAVFADASGAYLPISVTLNAARVLGTTASLLGIDLERFSELALAAEPGSDGVVLVPYFEGERTPNLPDATASFHGLSLASTTRENVARAAVEGMLCSLAVGLDAILRQGVTAKRLLLIGGAAQSPAVQAATAQVFDVPVQVPAPGEYVARGAAVQAAWALSGIRPEWPHPGLAAPEPDHRPAIRERYNTAAEGIRF comes from the coding sequence GTGGGGCTCGTGGCCGGGATCGATTCCTCGACCCAAAGTTGCAAGGTCGCGGTGCTTGATTCGGGCACCGGCGCCCTGGTCCGCTCCGGCAAGGCCGCCCACCCGGACGGGACGGAAATCGACCCATCCCTGTGGTGGGAGGCCCTGCTGGAGGCCGTTGCCGATGCCGGCGGGCTGGAGGGAGTTTCGGCGCTTTCGGTGGCCGGGCAACAGCACGGCATGGTGCTGCTGGACGCCTCCGGAAACGTGTTGCGGCCGGCCCTGCTCTGGAACGACACGCGCTCCGCCCCGGCCGCGAACGACCTTGTCGCAGAGCTCGGCGCCGCCGAGCTGGCGGCCCGCTGCGGCTCGGTGCCCGTTGCCTCGTTCACCATCACCAAGCTGCGCTGGGTCAGGGACAACGAGCCGGGGATCGCCCGACGGGTTGCGGCGGTGGCGCTCCCCCACGACTGGCTGGCCTGGCGGCTGCGCGGCTACGGCCCCGCCGGCCACGGCCCGCTGGGCCCGGACCTGGAAGAACTCACCACCGACCGCTCGGATGCCAGCGGCACCGGATACTGGTCGCCGCGGCTCGAAGACTACGACGTGGAATTGTTCGGGCACGCATTCGGCCGCGCCGCCCGCGTGGCATCGCCCGGTCGCTTCCGGCAGGACGACGGCCACGTCATCCTGCCCCGGGTCGCGGGGCCCGCGGAAACCACTGGCACCATCCACCCGACCCATGCCGGCGGCTTCGACGGCATCCGACTCGGCGCGGGAGCGGGAGACAATGCCGCCGGCGCACTCGGCCTGGGGGCCATGTCGGGCGACGTGGTGGTCTCGCTCGGGACCAGCGGCACCGTCTACGCCGTGACTGATTCCCCTGGCGCCGATGACACGGGAACCGTTGCGGTTTTCGCCGATGCCTCAGGCGCCTACCTGCCCATCTCCGTGACGCTGAATGCCGCCCGGGTCCTCGGAACCACCGCTTCCCTGCTGGGGATCGACCTGGAGCGCTTCTCGGAACTCGCGCTGGCCGCGGAACCAGGCAGCGACGGCGTCGTGCTGGTCCCCTACTTCGAGGGCGAGCGGACACCGAACCTGCCCGACGCGACGGCAAGCTTCCACGGACTGTCGCTGGCCTCGACCACCCGGGAAAACGTTGCCCGGGCCGCGGTCGAGGGCATGCTCTGCTCTCTGGCCGTCGGACTGGACGCGATCCTCCGCCAAGGGGTTACGGCCAAACGGCTCTTGCTCATCGGCGGCGCCGCCCAAAGCCCGGCGGTGCAGGCGGCCACTGCGCAGGTTTTCGACGTTCCGGTCCAGGTTCCGGCGCCCGGTGAATATGTTGCGCGTGGCGCAGCGGTCCAGGCCGCCTGGGCATTGTCCGGCATCCGGCCCGAATGGCCGCACCCCGGTCTGGCCGCACCCGAGCCCGACCACCGCCCGGCCATCCGGGAACGGTACAACACCGCGGCCGAGGGCATTCGGTTCTGA
- a CDS encoding sulfite exporter TauE/SafE family protein: protein MEYWREIVIFFAGLWAGTINTIVGSGTLVTFPVLVALGFPPVNAVVSNAMGLVAGGFSGAWGYRREAASVGSTLLKLMPVSLAGGLVGAYLLLHLPEAVFSYVAPVLIVVALLLVIFQPRLSAWAKKRQAVSVGVDPDEANRATVSPLLYVLVFLIGIYGGYFTAAQGILLMAVFGVFLHASLQQSNAIKVVLTLVVNLVAAASYLIFAPERISWPVVILIAAGSLIGGFIGARVGRRLSPGWLRAVIVILGLVALATMVAKLFSGA, encoded by the coding sequence GTGGAGTACTGGCGTGAGATAGTCATCTTCTTCGCCGGCCTGTGGGCCGGCACCATCAACACCATCGTCGGCTCCGGCACCCTTGTCACCTTCCCGGTGCTGGTGGCCCTCGGGTTCCCCCCGGTGAACGCCGTGGTCTCAAACGCCATGGGCCTGGTGGCCGGCGGCTTCTCCGGGGCCTGGGGCTACCGGCGCGAGGCTGCCAGCGTGGGCAGCACGCTGCTCAAGCTCATGCCGGTCTCCCTGGCCGGCGGGTTGGTCGGCGCCTACCTGCTGCTGCATCTGCCGGAGGCGGTCTTCTCATACGTCGCCCCGGTGCTGATCGTGGTGGCGCTGTTGCTTGTCATCTTCCAGCCGCGGCTCTCCGCCTGGGCCAAGAAGCGGCAGGCCGTTTCCGTCGGGGTGGACCCGGACGAGGCGAACCGCGCGACGGTGTCCCCGCTGCTCTACGTGCTGGTGTTCCTGATCGGCATCTACGGCGGCTACTTCACCGCGGCGCAGGGCATCTTGCTGATGGCCGTGTTCGGGGTCTTCCTGCACGCCTCGCTGCAGCAGTCCAACGCGATCAAGGTGGTCCTGACCCTGGTGGTCAACCTGGTCGCCGCGGCCTCCTACCTGATCTTCGCGCCCGAACGCATCAGCTGGCCGGTCGTCATCCTGATCGCGGCGGGCTCGCTGATCGGCGGATTCATCGGGGCCAGGGTGGGGCGCAGGCTTTCCCCGGGCTGGCTACGGGCCGTGATCGTCATCCTGGGCCTGGTGGCGCTGGCCACCATGGTCGCCAAACTTTTCTCCGGAGCCTGA
- a CDS encoding lipoyl protein ligase domain-containing protein produces MDLGYTHHGEYKVVGGKLVVADLRVEDGAIAAASINGDFFLEPDDALEDLNAALIGLPQDVEHSVIRDAVKAGLRADAVMFGFDSDAVARVVRRALGHATAWADHLWEVIAPSVLPIAQNVALDEVIARQVAAGTRGPTLRFWDWADSGVVIGSFQSLRNEVDADAAAAYGIQVVRRISGGGAMFMEAGNCITYSLYLPGSLVDGMSFADSYPFLDVWVMEALASIGVKAHYKPLNDIATDTGKIGGAAQKRLAGGVVLHHVTMSYDIDAEKMLKVLRIGREKISDKGIASAVKRVDPLKRQADMGRMELIETMRRTFAAKYAAVPGTLDEATLAAAKDLAETKFTTEEWTARVP; encoded by the coding sequence ATGGATTTGGGCTACACGCATCACGGTGAATACAAGGTTGTCGGCGGCAAGTTGGTGGTTGCCGACCTGAGGGTCGAGGACGGGGCCATCGCCGCAGCCTCGATCAACGGGGACTTTTTCCTGGAACCCGACGATGCCCTCGAGGATCTGAACGCGGCGCTCATCGGGCTGCCGCAGGACGTAGAGCATTCGGTGATCCGCGACGCCGTGAAGGCGGGGCTGCGCGCCGACGCAGTGATGTTCGGGTTCGATTCCGACGCCGTGGCACGCGTGGTCCGCCGCGCCCTGGGCCACGCCACCGCGTGGGCCGACCACCTGTGGGAGGTCATAGCCCCCTCGGTGTTGCCGATCGCCCAGAACGTCGCCCTCGACGAGGTGATAGCCCGGCAGGTTGCCGCCGGAACCCGCGGACCGACCCTGAGGTTCTGGGACTGGGCCGACTCGGGCGTTGTCATCGGTTCTTTCCAGTCGCTGCGCAACGAGGTCGACGCCGATGCGGCCGCAGCCTACGGCATCCAGGTGGTCCGAAGGATCAGCGGAGGCGGGGCCATGTTCATGGAGGCCGGGAACTGCATCACCTACTCGCTGTACCTGCCCGGCTCGCTGGTGGACGGCATGAGCTTCGCCGATTCCTACCCGTTCCTCGATGTCTGGGTCATGGAGGCGCTGGCATCCATCGGGGTCAAGGCGCACTACAAGCCGCTGAACGACATCGCCACGGACACCGGCAAGATCGGCGGGGCGGCACAGAAGCGCCTGGCCGGCGGCGTGGTGCTACACCACGTGACCATGAGCTACGACATCGACGCGGAAAAGATGCTGAAGGTGCTGCGTATCGGACGCGAGAAGATCTCCGACAAGGGCATCGCCTCGGCGGTCAAGCGCGTGGACCCGCTCAAGCGGCAGGCCGACATGGGCCGCATGGAACTCATCGAGACGATGCGCCGAACCTTTGCCGCCAAGTACGCGGCGGTGCCCGGCACGCTCGACGAGGCGACGCTGGCCGCCGCCAAGGATCTGGCCGAAACGAAGTTCACCACCGAGGAATGGACGGCACGCGTTCCGTAG
- a CDS encoding DNA/RNA non-specific endonuclease — protein MSAHSHESEATIPRSGYAPDFLGTWVGFPIMDPGMESDAVKWEGSEAIPYTHFSLALSKSRRFARWVAWNIDGSSIKMLSRSNLEFSKDPRLPADAQTGNELYIDNRLDRGHIARRADLLWGDQAEARQANKDSFYYSNITPQMEDFNQSSQQGIWGRLENALYADVEVERLRVSVFGGPVFREDDRIYRGTALPSEYWKLLAFQENGVLKARAFLLTQDLVQLRALLALDEFRVYQITLAELEARTQLRFPRTLHDAEPLPALAVPFFGEIRPLASTSDIRW, from the coding sequence ATGTCCGCACACTCGCACGAATCCGAGGCAACAATCCCGCGCAGCGGGTACGCACCGGATTTCCTTGGCACCTGGGTCGGGTTTCCGATCATGGACCCCGGCATGGAAAGTGACGCGGTCAAGTGGGAAGGTTCGGAAGCCATCCCCTACACCCACTTTTCGCTGGCCCTGAGCAAGTCGCGGCGGTTCGCCCGCTGGGTCGCCTGGAACATCGACGGGAGCAGCATCAAGATGCTCAGCCGCAGTAACCTCGAGTTCTCCAAGGATCCGCGGTTGCCTGCCGACGCGCAGACCGGCAACGAACTCTACATCGACAACCGGCTGGACCGCGGACACATTGCCCGCCGGGCCGACCTGCTCTGGGGCGACCAGGCGGAGGCACGCCAGGCGAACAAGGACTCGTTCTACTACAGCAACATCACCCCGCAGATGGAGGACTTCAACCAGAGCAGCCAGCAAGGCATTTGGGGCCGGCTGGAGAATGCCCTGTATGCGGATGTCGAGGTTGAAAGACTCAGGGTCAGCGTCTTCGGCGGGCCGGTCTTTCGCGAGGACGACCGCATCTACCGTGGCACGGCACTGCCCTCGGAGTACTGGAAGCTCCTGGCCTTCCAGGAAAACGGCGTGTTGAAGGCCCGGGCGTTCCTGCTGACACAGGACCTTGTCCAGCTCAGGGCTCTTCTGGCCCTGGACGAATTCCGGGTCTACCAGATCACCTTGGCCGAGCTCGAGGCTCGCACGCAGCTCCGTTTCCCCCGGACCCTGCACGACGCCGAACCCCTGCCGGCTCTCGCAGTCCCCTTCTTCGGGGAAATAAGACCCTTGGCGAGCACCTCCGACATCCGCTGGTGA
- a CDS encoding heparan-alpha-glucosaminide N-acetyltransferase domain-containing protein, translating into MFNAANPRVPEPGEQQAKPSGRKRVTAIDAARCLALIGMMGIHVLPEEHSGGNPSLTWVLFAGRASALFALLAGVSLAFSSGGTRPLRGRPLKAAMAGVAARALVIMAIGMLLAYAGPDVEIILAYYGVMFLLAVPLLGLTPRVLAVLSAVFAIGGPILLQAVRNVIPAPEEDNLTFGTLFTEPFSTVGQLLFTGFYPAVPWMAYMCAGLAIGKLDLSSRRIAAWLAAGGACLAAAAWALSWLLMIGVLQLSPGESAGLLVAGEDPPVDEDDWAWLVAASPYSSMPLELLHTIGTSMVALGVLILAGKYIHQIIDVLAPAGSMTLTLYSGHLLFLASGVLGEEPFASFGLQVGAALLFGVLWRNLAGRGPLESAVSAVATRARNAVLGKETTKAGKPDPDKQDSDRPGAARPSGP; encoded by the coding sequence ATGTTCAATGCCGCAAATCCCCGCGTACCCGAGCCCGGCGAACAGCAGGCCAAGCCTTCCGGCAGGAAGCGCGTCACCGCAATTGATGCGGCGCGTTGCTTGGCCTTGATCGGCATGATGGGAATCCACGTGCTGCCCGAGGAACATTCCGGGGGCAATCCTTCCCTGACATGGGTCCTCTTTGCGGGCAGGGCATCCGCGCTCTTCGCCCTGCTGGCCGGGGTCTCGCTGGCGTTCAGCTCCGGCGGGACGCGCCCCCTTCGCGGGCGGCCGCTGAAGGCGGCCATGGCCGGGGTCGCCGCCCGCGCGCTTGTCATTATGGCCATCGGGATGCTGCTGGCATACGCCGGTCCCGACGTCGAGATCATCCTGGCCTACTACGGTGTCATGTTCCTGCTGGCGGTGCCGCTGCTGGGGCTCACCCCGCGGGTGCTGGCCGTCCTGTCGGCGGTCTTCGCGATCGGGGGCCCGATCCTGCTGCAGGCCGTGCGAAACGTGATACCCGCTCCGGAGGAGGACAACCTCACCTTCGGCACGTTGTTCACCGAACCGTTCTCGACCGTCGGGCAACTGCTGTTCACAGGCTTCTACCCGGCGGTGCCGTGGATGGCCTACATGTGCGCCGGCCTGGCTATCGGCAAGCTGGACCTGAGCTCACGCCGGATTGCGGCCTGGTTGGCCGCAGGCGGCGCGTGCCTTGCCGCGGCGGCCTGGGCGCTCTCGTGGCTGCTGATGATAGGCGTTCTGCAGCTGTCCCCGGGGGAGTCCGCCGGGTTGCTCGTAGCGGGCGAAGACCCGCCGGTCGACGAGGACGACTGGGCCTGGCTGGTGGCGGCCTCCCCGTACTCCTCCATGCCGCTGGAACTGCTGCACACCATCGGCACCAGCATGGTGGCCCTTGGCGTACTGATACTGGCCGGCAAGTACATCCACCAGATCATCGATGTGCTGGCCCCGGCCGGCAGCATGACACTGACTCTGTACTCCGGGCACCTGTTGTTCCTGGCCAGCGGAGTGCTGGGGGAGGAACCGTTCGCTTCCTTCGGGCTGCAGGTCGGCGCAGCGCTGCTCTTCGGCGTCCTCTGGCGCAACCTTGCCGGTCGCGGGCCGTTGGAGTCGGCTGTCTCCGCCGTCGCCACGCGTGCCAGGAACGCGGTGCTCGGCAAGGAAACCACCAAGGCGGGCAAACCGGACCCGGACAAACAGGACTCGGACAGGCCCGGGGCGGCAAGGCCGTCGGGGCCGTAG
- a CDS encoding ABC transporter ATP-binding protein — MNEVLGLADVCVVRGRKDLLTDINWQVKEGERWVVLGPNGAGKTTLLQIAGARMHPTRGVAGVLGEVLGAVDVFELRPRIGLSSAALANHIPEHETVLNVVLTASYGMTGRWREDYEKLDERRAFALLHDWGMSTMINRPFVTLSEGERKRVQIARALMTDPELLLLDEPGAGLDLAGREDLVARLSELANDEEAPAMVLVTHHLEEVPPGFTHAMLLRDGKLVAAGPIAETLTEENLSETFAVPLSLRAENGRYSAVAKH; from the coding sequence ATGAATGAAGTGCTGGGCCTGGCCGACGTCTGCGTTGTACGCGGACGCAAAGACTTACTGACGGACATCAACTGGCAAGTTAAAGAGGGTGAGCGGTGGGTCGTACTCGGGCCCAACGGCGCCGGAAAAACCACGCTGCTGCAGATCGCCGGTGCGCGCATGCACCCCACGCGCGGTGTTGCCGGCGTGCTGGGCGAGGTGCTCGGAGCCGTCGACGTCTTCGAGCTGCGCCCTCGCATCGGCCTGTCCTCGGCTGCCCTCGCCAACCACATCCCGGAGCACGAGACGGTGCTCAATGTGGTGCTGACCGCCTCCTACGGCATGACCGGACGCTGGCGCGAGGACTATGAAAAGCTTGACGAACGCCGCGCGTTTGCCCTGCTGCACGACTGGGGCATGTCCACCATGATCAACCGCCCGTTTGTCACCCTCTCCGAGGGTGAACGCAAGCGCGTGCAGATTGCCCGCGCGTTGATGACCGACCCGGAACTGCTGCTGCTTGACGAGCCCGGCGCCGGCCTGGACCTTGCCGGCCGCGAGGACCTGGTGGCCCGCCTGAGCGAACTGGCAAACGACGAGGAAGCCCCCGCCATGGTGTTGGTCACCCACCACCTTGAAGAGGTCCCCCCGGGATTCACCCACGCCATGTTGCTGCGCGACGGGAAGCTGGTTGCCGCCGGCCCGATCGCCGAGACCCTCACCGAGGAAAACCTCTCCGAGACCTTCGCCGTGCCGCTGAGCCTGCGCGCCGAAAACGGCCGCTACAGCGCCGTCGCCAAGCACTAG
- a CDS encoding MFS transporter produces the protein MNTSPTDTGRMTPQQRRVAGATMIGTTVEWYDYFIYANAAALVLAPLFFSPLQGPMASIVSFATVGISFLFRPLGAVIMGRVGDRYGRRIVLIITLILMGLGTTLIGVLPTYATIGVWAPILLVLLRIIQGFSAGGEWGGAALMAVEHAPAERRGKFGAFPQLGVPAGMLLASGVTAIFAAALTDEQFLAWGWRVPFLLSFVLILIGHYIRTRVEESPVFHELEATKQTETAPLSTLFREHPTKVVQATLVFMGNNAAGYMLTGGFILGYATTRLEMNAGTILNIITLGSVAWLVSTWVSGVLSDRIGRRKMYIIGWVCMLAWLYPLFLLIDTGEVVLVVLALVVFGAVMGLSYGPLPALYAELFPARIRLSGASISYAIGAVLGGAFAPTIATALVGTFNTTLAVSTYLFLLAAASLVATLTLEDRTGTDLYPQDIKLQPLEDDDTPGPTHNL, from the coding sequence GTGAACACCAGCCCGACAGACACAGGCCGCATGACCCCGCAACAGCGCCGGGTGGCAGGGGCCACCATGATCGGCACGACGGTGGAGTGGTACGACTACTTCATCTACGCCAACGCCGCCGCCCTGGTCCTGGCCCCGTTGTTCTTCTCCCCGCTGCAGGGGCCGATGGCCTCGATCGTCTCATTCGCCACCGTGGGCATCAGCTTCCTGTTCCGCCCCCTCGGGGCCGTCATCATGGGCCGGGTGGGCGACCGGTACGGCCGCCGGATCGTGCTGATCATCACCCTGATCCTCATGGGCCTGGGCACCACCCTCATCGGCGTCCTGCCCACCTACGCCACCATCGGGGTGTGGGCCCCGATCCTGCTGGTTCTCCTGCGCATCATCCAGGGATTCTCCGCCGGCGGCGAATGGGGCGGGGCGGCGCTGATGGCCGTCGAACACGCCCCGGCCGAACGCCGCGGCAAATTCGGGGCCTTCCCCCAGCTTGGCGTTCCCGCCGGGATGCTTCTGGCTTCCGGGGTCACGGCAATCTTCGCCGCCGCACTCACCGACGAGCAGTTCCTGGCCTGGGGCTGGCGGGTGCCTTTCCTCCTGAGTTTCGTGCTGATCCTGATCGGCCACTACATCCGCACCCGGGTCGAGGAGTCCCCGGTGTTCCACGAGCTGGAGGCCACGAAACAGACCGAGACCGCGCCGCTGTCCACCCTCTTCCGCGAGCACCCCACGAAGGTCGTCCAGGCCACGCTCGTCTTCATGGGCAACAACGCCGCCGGCTACATGCTCACCGGCGGCTTCATCCTGGGCTACGCCACCACGCGCCTGGAGATGAACGCCGGGACCATCCTCAACATCATCACCCTCGGCTCGGTGGCCTGGCTGGTCTCCACCTGGGTCTCCGGGGTGCTCTCGGACCGCATCGGCCGGCGCAAGATGTACATCATCGGTTGGGTGTGCATGCTCGCCTGGCTGTACCCGCTCTTCCTGCTCATCGACACCGGCGAGGTGGTCCTCGTCGTCCTCGCCCTGGTGGTCTTCGGCGCGGTCATGGGCCTGTCCTACGGACCGCTTCCGGCGCTGTATGCCGAGCTGTTCCCCGCCCGCATCCGGCTCAGCGGCGCCTCCATCAGCTACGCGATCGGTGCGGTGCTCGGCGGGGCCTTCGCCCCCACGATCGCCACCGCGCTGGTGGGCACGTTCAACACCACCCTCGCCGTCTCGACGTACCTGTTCCTGCTCGCGGCGGCCTCGCTGGTCGCCACCCTGACCCTGGAGGACCGCACCGGGACCGACCTGTACCCGCAGGACATCAAGCTGCAGCCGTTGGAGGACGACGACACCCCCGGCCCCACGCACAACCTCTGA
- a CDS encoding type B 50S ribosomal protein L31, whose protein sequence is MKADIHPQYNTMVFNDLASGEKFLTRSTAKSNKTIEWEDGNTYPVIDVEISAASHPFYTGKQRIMDSAGRVERFNARFKGFGAKK, encoded by the coding sequence ATGAAGGCTGATATTCACCCGCAGTACAACACCATGGTGTTCAACGACCTCGCCTCGGGCGAGAAGTTCTTGACCCGTTCGACGGCCAAGAGCAACAAGACCATCGAGTGGGAAGACGGCAACACCTACCCGGTTATCGACGTCGAAATCTCCGCCGCTTCGCACCCGTTCTACACGGGCAAGCAGCGCATCATGGACTCCGCCGGACGCGTCGAGCGCTTCAACGCTCGCTTCAAGGGCTTCGGCGCCAAGAAGTAA
- the mtnN gene encoding 5'-methylthioadenosine/S-adenosylhomocysteine nucleosidase, with translation MSAVDVIVIAAMEEEITPFLQRAAEVSEPVRVGNAIHRSGRLNGLNAIFVQSGIGLVNASGAATAALLQANRDDADAPAPLVVSAGSAGGLGNSVRVGDVVIGTVNVNADADARAFGYELGQVPGMPASYPVPDSLVEASKIGAPGYGIVATVHHGLIVSSYSFVGIDRAAIIKGQFDQVLATDMESSAIAQTCRAFNAPFLAIRGISDLCGPASDADFLTHVDDAAERSAEIATAVIGSWIAAGAPRAELEPAFA, from the coding sequence ATGAGCGCGGTCGATGTCATTGTCATCGCGGCCATGGAAGAGGAAATCACCCCGTTCCTCCAGCGTGCCGCGGAGGTCAGCGAGCCGGTTCGGGTCGGCAACGCGATCCACCGCAGCGGCCGGCTCAACGGCCTGAACGCCATCTTCGTCCAGAGCGGCATCGGCCTGGTCAACGCCTCGGGCGCGGCCACGGCCGCACTGCTGCAGGCGAACAGGGACGATGCGGATGCACCGGCCCCCTTGGTCGTCAGTGCCGGCAGCGCCGGCGGGCTTGGCAATTCCGTGCGGGTGGGCGACGTTGTCATCGGCACCGTGAACGTCAACGCGGACGCCGATGCGCGCGCCTTCGGCTACGAACTCGGGCAGGTGCCGGGCATGCCGGCCTCCTACCCGGTGCCGGATTCCTTGGTGGAGGCCAGCAAAATCGGGGCGCCCGGATACGGCATCGTGGCCACGGTGCACCACGGACTCATCGTTTCCAGCTACTCGTTTGTCGGCATTGACCGTGCGGCGATCATCAAGGGCCAGTTCGACCAGGTCCTGGCGACGGACATGGAATCGTCGGCCATCGCGCAGACCTGCCGGGCATTCAACGCCCCGTTCCTGGCCATCCGCGGCATCTCCGACCTCTGCGGGCCGGCGTCCGACGCGGACTTCCTGACGCACGTCGACGACGCCGCCGAGCGCTCGGCCGAGATTGCCACGGCGGTCATCGGGTCCTGGATTGCGGCCGGGGCACCCCGGGCGGAGTTGGAGCCAGCGTTCGCATGA
- a CDS encoding S-ribosylhomocysteine lyase codes for MNVESFNLDHRTVSAPYVRVADRKELPHGDVITKYDVRFTQPNVAHLEMKAIHSLEHLFAEHSRNHSSSVVDFSPMGCQTGYYLILQGEPDVAAVVDLIEATLTDVLDATEVPAANEVQCGWGENHSLEAAQDAAREFLAQRAVWEQVSE; via the coding sequence ATGAACGTAGAGTCCTTCAACCTTGACCACCGCACGGTCTCGGCACCGTATGTGCGCGTGGCCGACCGCAAGGAACTCCCGCACGGAGACGTTATTACCAAATATGACGTGCGGTTCACCCAGCCAAATGTTGCCCATTTGGAGATGAAGGCAATCCACTCACTCGAGCACCTCTTCGCCGAGCACTCCCGCAACCATTCATCCTCCGTCGTAGACTTCTCCCCGATGGGTTGCCAGACCGGCTACTACCTCATTCTGCAGGGCGAGCCCGACGTTGCCGCCGTCGTGGACCTGATCGAGGCCACCCTCACCGACGTGCTGGATGCCACCGAGGTCCCCGCGGCCAACGAGGTCCAATGCGGCTGGGGCGAAAACCACTCCCTCGAGGCCGCCCAGGATGCCGCCCGGGAATTCCTGGCGCAGCGCGCCGTCTGGGAGCAGGTCTCCGAATGA
- a CDS encoding TrmH family RNA methyltransferase — MSQKPPADISALRAQLGDRLVIVQDAGDPRVSDYVALSDAALRQRTDPEHGRYIAESSKVLRRALAAGHKPRSFFMANKWLESLTDVFEEHPEVPIFAGEDAVLESITGFHLHRGALAAMNRPEPLTLDQVLPAAKRVAILEDIVDHTNLGAIFRSAAALGIDAVLITPRCADPLYRRSIRVSMGAVFQVPWVRLESWPDDVAELRAAGFDIAAMELTSHSQGIDEVAAMHSEKLALVLGTEGAGVSPAALEMADRTVMIPMRPGVDSLNVAAASAVAFWELRSR, encoded by the coding sequence ATGAGCCAGAAACCGCCCGCCGACATCTCCGCCCTGCGCGCGCAGCTGGGGGACAGGCTTGTCATCGTCCAGGACGCGGGCGACCCCCGCGTGTCCGACTACGTGGCGCTGTCCGACGCGGCGCTGCGCCAACGCACCGACCCCGAACACGGGCGCTACATCGCCGAAAGCTCAAAGGTGCTGCGCCGCGCGCTGGCCGCCGGGCACAAGCCGCGCTCGTTCTTCATGGCGAACAAGTGGCTGGAATCGCTCACCGACGTGTTCGAAGAACACCCGGAGGTGCCGATCTTCGCCGGCGAGGACGCCGTGCTAGAATCCATCACCGGGTTCCACCTGCACCGCGGCGCGCTGGCGGCCATGAACAGGCCCGAACCGCTGACCCTGGACCAGGTGTTGCCGGCGGCCAAGCGCGTGGCGATCCTCGAGGACATCGTCGACCACACCAACCTGGGCGCGATCTTCCGTTCCGCCGCCGCACTGGGCATCGACGCAGTGCTGATCACCCCGCGCTGCGCGGACCCGCTGTACCGCCGCTCCATCCGGGTGAGCATGGGCGCGGTGTTCCAGGTCCCCTGGGTACGCCTGGAATCCTGGCCGGACGACGTCGCGGAGTTGCGCGCCGCGGGCTTCGACATCGCGGCCATGGAACTGACATCGCATTCGCAGGGCATCGACGAGGTGGCCGCGATGCACAGCGAGAAACTCGCGCTGGTCCTCGGCACCGAGGGGGCCGGGGTGAGCCCCGCGGCGCTGGAAATGGCCGACCGCACGGTGATGATCCCGATGCGCCCGGGCGTCGACTCGCTGAATGTCGCCGCGGCCTCGGCCGTCGCTTTCTGGGAGCTGCGCAGCCGTTAG